A section of the Sphingomonas ginsenosidivorax genome encodes:
- a CDS encoding DUF4160 domain-containing protein — translation MPVISLFFGIVIRMYFDDHPPPHFHASYQGFEAFVRISDGAIIRGSLPNRATRIVRQWALDHQPELMANWQRGVDLLPLEMIAGADLDD, via the coding sequence TTGCCGGTAATCTCGCTCTTCTTCGGCATCGTGATTCGGATGTATTTCGATGATCATCCGCCACCCCATTTCCACGCGAGCTACCAAGGCTTCGAAGCCTTCGTTCGGATCAGCGACGGTGCGATCATCCGGGGCAGCCTGCCCAACCGGGCGACCCGGATCGTCCGTCAATGGGCTCTCGACCACCAACCCGAACTCATGGCAAACTGGCAGCGCGGCGTAGACCTGTTGCCGCTGGAGATGATCGCCGGTGCAGACCTCGATGATTAA
- a CDS encoding DUF2442 domain-containing protein translates to MIKLTRLAVQGDTTLLLTFSDGTAAPWSAGALIARDTVMTRPLADPAYFARAFIEGGALAWPNGFELSADALHQRLEASGALVRDAA, encoded by the coding sequence ATGATTAAGCTCACCCGCCTCGCCGTCCAAGGCGACACGACGTTGTTGCTCACCTTCTCCGACGGCACCGCCGCCCCTTGGTCCGCCGGCGCGCTGATCGCGCGCGACACCGTGATGACGCGGCCGCTCGCCGACCCCGCCTATTTCGCGCGTGCCTTTATCGAAGGTGGCGCGCTCGCCTGGCCCAACGGCTTCGAACTTTCCGCCGATGCGCTGCACCAGCGACTGGAGGCCAGCGGCGCACTCGTCCGCGACGCCGCCTGA
- a CDS encoding thermonuclease family protein, protein MREARGVLLAALALGLGVVAVERGGGDAAAYPDAPRQTGAARFSICGSGKRIDCVVDGDTFWMDGAKIRIADIDTPETHPPRCTAEAKAGRAATLRMQALLNAGPFELVPIRRDVDRYGRKLRRVERDGVSLGAVLVGEGLARDYGGGRRAGWCAAG, encoded by the coding sequence TTGCGGGAGGCGCGCGGCGTGCTGCTCGCCGCGCTGGCGCTCGGGCTGGGCGTGGTGGCGGTCGAGCGGGGCGGGGGCGATGCGGCCGCCTATCCCGACGCGCCCCGGCAGACCGGGGCCGCGCGATTCTCGATCTGCGGGTCGGGCAAGCGGATCGACTGCGTGGTCGACGGCGACACCTTCTGGATGGACGGCGCGAAGATCCGCATCGCCGATATCGACACGCCCGAAACGCACCCGCCGCGCTGCACCGCCGAGGCGAAGGCCGGGCGTGCTGCAACGCTCAGGATGCAGGCGCTGCTGAATGCGGGGCCGTTCGAGCTCGTGCCGATCCGGCGCGACGTCGACCGCTATGGGCGGAAACTGCGGCGCGTCGAGCGGGACGGCGTGTCGCTGGGCGCGGTGCTGGTCGGCGAGGGGCTGGCGCGCGACTATGGCGGCGGCCGGCGGGCCGGGTGGTGCGCCGCGGGCTGA
- a CDS encoding isopenicillin N synthase family dioxygenase, giving the protein MLDTPAAQVPTLSLAMQDSDPDGFAAAFGGSFERYGFAVIADHGIPQDLIDRAWAETKLLFDLPEDEKRQYHVPGGGGARGYTPFKTEIAKDAKVVDLKEFWHVGRELAAGHRYADQMAPNIWPDRPEGFKSVFVELFAAFDAAGDRLLSAIARHLGLAPDWFDPAVKDGNSVLRLLHYPPIPADAEGVRAGAHEDINLITLLLGAEEAGLELLGSDGEWLAIKPPEGAMVVNVGDMLQRLTNHVLPSTTHRVVNPPPERRGHSRYSMPFFLHPAPDFLIETLPGTVSAERPNRYPTPITAHDYLHERLVEIGLVKA; this is encoded by the coding sequence ATGCTCGATACCCCCGCCGCCCAGGTCCCGACCCTCAGCCTCGCCATGCAGGACAGCGATCCCGACGGCTTCGCCGCGGCGTTCGGCGGGTCGTTCGAACGCTATGGCTTCGCGGTCATCGCCGATCACGGCATCCCGCAGGACCTGATCGACCGCGCCTGGGCCGAGACCAAGCTGCTGTTCGACCTGCCCGAGGACGAGAAGCGGCAATATCACGTCCCCGGCGGCGGCGGCGCGCGCGGCTACACCCCGTTCAAGACCGAGATCGCCAAGGACGCCAAGGTCGTCGACCTCAAGGAGTTCTGGCATGTCGGCCGCGAGCTCGCCGCCGGGCATCGTTATGCCGACCAGATGGCGCCGAACATCTGGCCCGACCGGCCCGAGGGGTTCAAGTCGGTGTTCGTCGAGCTGTTCGCGGCGTTCGATGCCGCGGGCGACCGGCTGCTGTCGGCGATCGCGCGGCATCTGGGGCTGGCGCCCGACTGGTTCGACCCGGCGGTCAAGGACGGCAACAGCGTGCTGCGGCTGCTCCACTATCCGCCGATCCCCGCCGATGCGGAAGGGGTCCGCGCCGGGGCGCACGAGGACATCAACCTGATCACGCTGCTGCTCGGCGCCGAGGAAGCGGGACTCGAGCTGCTCGGCAGCGACGGGGAGTGGCTGGCGATCAAGCCGCCCGAGGGCGCGATGGTGGTCAATGTCGGCGACATGCTGCAGCGGCTGACCAACCATGTGCTGCCGTCGACCACGCACCGCGTCGTCAACCCGCCGCCCGAGCGCCGCGGCCATTCGCGCTACTCGATGCCGTTCTTCCTGCACCCCGCGCCCGACTTCCTGATCGAGACGCTGCCGGGGACGGTGAGCGCCGAGCGGCCGAACCGCTATCCGACGCCGATTACCGCGCATGATTACCTGCACGAGCGGCTGGTCGAAATCGGGTTGGTGAAGGCGTAA
- a CDS encoding multidrug effflux MFS transporter, with the protein MTSAPTTDSPTMRGAPIGFVEFVALVASLMSLTALGIDSMLPALPAIGETLGVASDNARQYIVTAFVIGFGVAQLVHGPLADRFGRRTVLLWSLAAYVVANLACAIAGSFTLLLVARVLGGAMIAAARVATIALVRDCYHGRAMARVMSIAFMVFMIVPILAPSFGWLVLQFGDWRLIFATIAVLTTGVLLWFYIRMPETLAPENVLPITPSRILADWRMTLVDRQSLGYMLASTALMGALYGYLNSIQQIMADVFAQAALLPVIFAASSVTMAVANLLNSRIVMRLGTRLISHGALTGLILVSLLHLAAILLGWETLVSFTVFQALTLGCFGLATSNFSAMAMENMGRIAGTASSVQGFVSVTAGAVAGALIGQAFDGTTIPLVVGFLLAGLVALVAVAVTERGRLFRPAQPSSRPA; encoded by the coding sequence ATGACGTCTGCTCCCACTACCGACTCGCCGACGATGCGCGGCGCGCCGATCGGCTTTGTCGAATTCGTCGCGCTGGTCGCCTCGCTGATGTCGCTGACCGCGCTCGGCATCGATTCGATGCTGCCCGCGCTGCCCGCGATCGGCGAGACGCTGGGCGTCGCGAGCGACAATGCGCGCCAGTACATCGTCACCGCCTTCGTGATCGGGTTCGGCGTCGCGCAGCTCGTCCATGGCCCGCTCGCCGACCGCTTCGGCCGCCGCACCGTGCTGCTCTGGTCGCTCGCCGCCTATGTCGTCGCCAACCTCGCCTGCGCGATCGCGGGCAGCTTCACGCTGCTCCTCGTCGCCCGTGTCCTCGGCGGCGCCATGATCGCCGCTGCACGCGTCGCGACGATCGCCCTAGTCCGCGACTGCTATCACGGCCGCGCGATGGCCCGCGTCATGTCGATCGCGTTCATGGTCTTCATGATCGTCCCCATCCTCGCGCCGAGCTTCGGCTGGCTGGTGCTGCAGTTCGGCGACTGGCGGCTGATCTTCGCCACCATCGCCGTACTGACGACGGGCGTGCTGCTGTGGTTCTACATCCGCATGCCCGAGACTCTGGCGCCCGAGAACGTCCTGCCGATCACGCCCTCGCGCATCCTCGCCGACTGGCGGATGACGCTCGTCGACCGCCAGTCGCTCGGCTACATGCTCGCCTCGACCGCGCTGATGGGCGCGCTGTACGGCTATCTCAACTCGATCCAACAGATCATGGCCGACGTGTTCGCGCAGGCCGCGCTGTTGCCCGTGATCTTCGCGGCGAGCTCGGTGACGATGGCGGTCGCCAACCTGCTCAACTCGCGGATCGTCATGCGGCTCGGCACCCGGCTGATCAGCCATGGCGCGCTGACCGGCCTCATCCTGGTGTCGCTACTCCACCTCGCCGCGATCCTGCTCGGATGGGAAACCCTCGTCAGCTTCACCGTCTTCCAGGCGCTGACGCTCGGCTGCTTCGGTCTCGCCACCTCGAACTTCTCGGCGATGGCGATGGAGAATATGGGCCGCATCGCCGGCACGGCGTCGAGCGTGCAGGGCTTCGTCAGCGTCACTGCGGGTGCCGTCGCCGGCGCGCTGATCGGCCAGGCGTTCGACGGCACGACGATCCCGCTGGTGGTCGGCTTCCTCCTCGCGGGACTCGTCGCGCTGGTCGCCGTCGCGGTTACCGAGCGCGGCCGGCTGTTCCGGCCCGCGCAGCCGTCATCCCGGCCCGCCTGA
- a CDS encoding DNA primase — MGGHQIPSAGSGDDGFDEDGYDESQRAEILEATGNGPTDGIIMTNLNPDVGDEDSEDEDIDDLDMDSEEVGETDASVTMDEDDQDEDDVQDSLDDGSIDDDELDDSDDVALKP, encoded by the coding sequence ATGGGCGGACACCAGATTCCAAGCGCCGGTTCGGGCGACGACGGCTTCGACGAAGACGGTTATGACGAGAGCCAGCGCGCCGAGATCCTCGAGGCGACCGGCAACGGGCCGACCGACGGCATCATCATGACGAACCTCAACCCGGACGTCGGCGACGAGGATTCCGAGGACGAGGATATCGACGATCTCGACATGGACTCCGAAGAAGTCGGCGAGACCGATGCCAGCGTCACGATGGACGAGGACGACCAGGACGAGGACGACGTCCAGGATTCGCTCGACGACGGCAGCATCGACGATGACGAGCTCGACGATTCCGACGATGTCGCGTTGAAGCCATGA
- a CDS encoding outer membrane protein, with amino-acid sequence MRKLSLAIALAAATVAVPAFAQDTTMAPTDNSAQPGEAAAPDGSKAFGIEPYVGIMGGWEQFDNESGRGLPQAINADGSLRRHYKPQGALVQGVVGVNVPLGPVFVGAEGNVIKGVDGNIDWEYGAAGRVGFRAGDSGLFYAKAGYQWVNFDHFSARSTRGGDTGRDYGAVTYGIGAEVGPQNIGLKGITGNAGFRIRAEVNTWGKAQSLRPMLGIITHF; translated from the coding sequence ATGCGTAAGCTTTCCCTCGCCATCGCCCTCGCCGCCGCTACCGTTGCGGTTCCCGCTTTCGCGCAGGACACGACGATGGCCCCCACCGACAACAGCGCGCAGCCCGGCGAAGCCGCGGCTCCGGACGGCTCGAAGGCATTCGGCATCGAGCCCTATGTCGGCATCATGGGCGGCTGGGAGCAGTTCGACAACGAGAGCGGCCGCGGTCTGCCGCAGGCAATCAACGCCGACGGTTCGCTGCGTCGCCACTACAAGCCCCAGGGCGCGCTGGTTCAGGGCGTCGTCGGCGTCAACGTTCCGCTCGGGCCGGTGTTCGTCGGTGCCGAAGGCAACGTGATCAAGGGTGTCGATGGCAACATCGATTGGGAATATGGCGCAGCTGGCCGCGTTGGCTTCCGCGCTGGCGACAGCGGCCTGTTCTACGCCAAGGCTGGCTATCAGTGGGTCAACTTCGACCATTTCTCGGCACGCTCGACCCGCGGCGGCGACACCGGTCGTGACTATGGCGCAGTGACCTACGGCATCGGCGCCGAAGTCGGCCCGCAGAACATCGGCCTCAAGGGCATCACCGGCAACGCGGGCTTCCGCATCCGCGCCGAAGTGAACACCTGGGGCAAGGCACAGAGCCTGCGTCCGATGCTCGGCATCATCACGCACTTCTGA
- a CDS encoding M20 metallopeptidase family protein — translation MSLDFETATDWAAVGEASLDEAIDLRRAIHADPEIGLHCPRTSDKIKAALAGLPLEIREGTSTTGFVAVLRGGRDGSAGGNGRTVLLRGDMDALPMQEETGLPFASQTPGAMHACGHDSHTAMLVGAAKALCARRDDLPGTVVFMFQPGEEGHHGARHMIADGLLDDPLPEAGFALHISPNMPMGTVVSRSGTLMASTDTLRATITGRGGHAAMPHDCLDPLPIACEIVTALQVYVGRQVPVTDPAVLSITKLNAGSAHNVIPSTVEMLGTMRTLSERTREQLRAAFTRMVEGIVAAHGAVGEARIEEGYPVTVNDPRATELMKACATGLNGEAGWAVMPPMMGAEDFSYVLQKLPGAMAFIGAAPEGSDPGTNPPLHNTKMTIDERVMAHGIAMHCAVAERFLATGFD, via the coding sequence ATGAGCCTGGATTTCGAGACCGCAACCGACTGGGCCGCGGTGGGCGAAGCGTCGCTCGACGAGGCGATCGACCTGCGCCGGGCGATCCATGCCGATCCGGAGATCGGGCTGCACTGCCCACGGACCTCGGACAAGATCAAGGCGGCACTCGCCGGGCTGCCGCTCGAGATCCGCGAGGGGACGTCAACCACGGGTTTCGTCGCGGTCCTGCGCGGCGGGCGCGACGGGAGTGCCGGCGGCAACGGGCGGACGGTGCTGTTGCGCGGCGATATGGACGCGCTGCCGATGCAGGAAGAGACCGGGCTGCCCTTCGCGTCGCAGACCCCCGGGGCGATGCATGCGTGCGGACATGATTCGCATACTGCGATGCTGGTCGGCGCAGCGAAGGCGCTGTGCGCGCGGCGCGACGACCTGCCGGGGACGGTGGTGTTCATGTTCCAGCCGGGCGAAGAAGGGCATCACGGCGCGCGGCACATGATCGCCGACGGGCTGCTCGACGATCCGCTGCCCGAGGCGGGGTTCGCGCTGCATATCTCGCCGAACATGCCGATGGGGACGGTGGTGAGCCGGTCGGGGACGCTGATGGCGTCGACCGATACGCTGCGCGCGACGATCACCGGGCGTGGCGGCCATGCGGCGATGCCGCACGACTGCCTCGATCCGCTGCCGATCGCATGCGAGATCGTGACCGCGCTGCAGGTCTATGTCGGGCGGCAGGTGCCGGTGACGGATCCTGCGGTGCTGTCGATCACCAAGCTCAACGCGGGGAGCGCGCACAACGTCATCCCGTCGACCGTCGAGATGCTGGGGACGATGCGGACGCTGTCGGAGCGGACGCGCGAGCAGCTGCGCGCGGCGTTCACGCGGATGGTCGAAGGAATCGTTGCGGCGCACGGCGCGGTCGGCGAGGCGCGGATCGAGGAGGGTTATCCGGTCACGGTCAACGATCCGCGCGCGACCGAGCTGATGAAGGCATGCGCGACCGGATTGAACGGCGAGGCGGGCTGGGCGGTGATGCCGCCGATGATGGGCGCAGAGGACTTCTCGTACGTGCTGCAGAAGCTGCCCGGCGCGATGGCGTTCATCGGTGCGGCGCCCGAGGGGAGCGATCCGGGGACCAACCCGCCGCTGCACAATACGAAGATGACGATCGACGAGCGGGTGATGGCGCACGGGATTGCGATGCACTGCGCGGTGGCGGAGCGGTTCCTGGCGACAGGGTTCGACTGA
- a CDS encoding helicase HerA-like domain-containing protein, which yields MGEGIFIGQGGGRPQVLELKRANRHGLIAGATGTGKTVTLQGIIEGFSANGVPCFVADVKGDLSGLAMAGSPTAKTHETFAARAEEIGDADWAYADNPVQFWDLYGEQGHPIRTTISEMGPLLLARLMDLNAVQEGVLEIAFHVADTEKLLLLDLDDLQAMLVDCAARADELTTTYGNVSKQSIGAIQRSLLQLRTQGAEHFFGEPALDLADFIGVDDRGRGIVNILAADKLMASPKLYSTFLLWLMSELFEALPEVGDPDKPTLCFFFDEAHLLFDEAPKALLEKIEQVVRLIRSKGVGVYFITQNPIDIPDTVAGQLGNRVQHALRAFTPRDQAAVRSAAETFRANPGVDVATAITELKVGEALVSLLQADGAPSPVERTLIKPPASRVGPITPQERAVMIQTDAIGDKYDTLVDRESAEELLAAKTEAASAAAAAAKATTDAEKAAAMQAKADAQAAKVAAREQVAQEREAAREAANSPWTKIATSATRAAGSSIGRQVANEIGKQVFGTKSRSRSSSGGLVGTVLRGVLGGLFRG from the coding sequence ATGGGCGAGGGCATCTTCATCGGTCAGGGCGGCGGCAGGCCGCAGGTGCTCGAACTCAAGCGCGCCAACCGACACGGGCTGATCGCCGGCGCGACCGGGACCGGCAAGACGGTGACGCTGCAGGGGATCATCGAGGGCTTCTCAGCGAACGGCGTGCCTTGCTTCGTCGCCGACGTGAAGGGCGACCTGTCGGGGCTGGCGATGGCGGGATCGCCGACCGCCAAGACCCACGAGACCTTCGCGGCGCGCGCGGAGGAGATCGGCGATGCCGACTGGGCCTATGCCGACAACCCGGTGCAGTTCTGGGACCTGTATGGCGAGCAGGGGCATCCGATCCGCACGACGATCAGCGAGATGGGGCCGTTGCTGCTGGCACGGCTGATGGACCTGAACGCGGTGCAGGAGGGGGTGCTGGAGATCGCCTTCCACGTCGCCGATACCGAGAAGCTGCTGTTGCTCGACCTCGACGATCTGCAGGCGATGCTGGTCGACTGTGCGGCGCGCGCGGACGAGCTGACGACGACCTATGGCAACGTGTCGAAACAGTCGATCGGCGCGATCCAGCGGTCGTTGTTGCAGCTGAGGACACAAGGCGCCGAGCATTTCTTCGGCGAGCCCGCGCTCGACCTGGCGGATTTCATCGGGGTCGACGATCGCGGGCGCGGGATCGTCAACATCCTGGCTGCCGACAAGCTGATGGCGAGCCCGAAGCTCTATTCGACGTTCCTGCTGTGGCTGATGAGCGAGCTGTTCGAGGCGCTGCCCGAGGTCGGCGATCCCGACAAGCCGACGCTCTGCTTCTTCTTCGACGAGGCGCATCTGCTGTTCGACGAGGCGCCCAAGGCGCTGCTCGAGAAAATCGAACAGGTGGTGCGGCTGATCCGGTCGAAGGGGGTGGGGGTGTATTTCATCACGCAGAACCCGATCGACATTCCCGACACGGTCGCGGGGCAGCTCGGCAACCGCGTGCAACATGCGCTGCGCGCGTTCACGCCGCGCGACCAGGCGGCGGTGCGGTCGGCGGCGGAGACGTTCCGGGCGAATCCGGGGGTGGACGTGGCAACCGCGATCACCGAACTGAAGGTCGGCGAGGCGCTGGTGTCGCTGCTGCAGGCGGACGGGGCGCCGAGCCCGGTCGAGCGTACGCTGATCAAGCCGCCTGCCAGCCGGGTCGGGCCGATCACGCCGCAGGAGCGCGCGGTGATGATCCAGACCGATGCGATCGGGGACAAGTACGACACGCTGGTCGATCGCGAGTCGGCCGAGGAGCTGCTGGCGGCGAAGACGGAGGCGGCGAGCGCCGCCGCGGCGGCTGCGAAGGCGACGACGGACGCCGAGAAGGCGGCCGCGATGCAGGCCAAGGCCGATGCGCAGGCCGCCAAGGTCGCGGCGCGCGAACAGGTGGCGCAGGAGCGCGAGGCGGCGCGCGAGGCCGCGAACTCGCCCTGGACGAAGATCGCGACTTCCGCGACACGCGCGGCCGGGTCGTCGATCGGGCGACAGGTGGCGAACGAGATCGGCAAACAAGTGTTCGGGACCAAGTCACGGAGCCGCTCGTCGTCTGGCGGATTGGTCGGGACGGTGCTGCGCGGGGTTTTAGGCGGGCTGTTCCGGGGGTAA
- a CDS encoding Do family serine endopeptidase, with the protein MRYAYAITTALLLGGATATLALQPAAQVAQNEPGAIQAVAPKPGAPMSFADMVAKLQPAVVNISTKQTIVQQQQANPFAGTPFGELFGGGQGGAPVKREGASLGSGFLISPDGYVVTNAHVIRPGAKGATVNSITVTLTDKKEYTAKIIGQDPDSDLALLKIDATGLPFVKFGNSAGARVGDWVVAIGEPFGLGGTVTAGIISAINRVTGQGGAYDRFIQTDASINQGNSGGPMFDLNGNVIGINSQIFSQSGGNIGIGFAIPAEQAKPIIDTFMKGGSLKRGYLGVGLGGPVDEDAAAALGIPKNRGELISRVEPGGPAAKGGLKVGDVVTKVNGKDVTPDQTLSYLVSNVTPGQVARLDVIRASRPTAVSVTVAERPSQEALAALVGGGDDGFSADDDDAPATGGAVAPTSGNALGLTVQPLTPAIARAPAVNVDATVQGVVIAQVDPSSDAAGKLKRGDVIVAVNGAQVRSAADVAAAVTAAKAAGRPQVLLLVQRARGPGAFVPVKIKG; encoded by the coding sequence GTGCGTTACGCTTACGCCATCACGACTGCGCTTCTGCTTGGCGGGGCCACCGCGACGCTCGCGCTGCAGCCCGCCGCGCAGGTCGCACAGAACGAACCCGGCGCGATCCAGGCGGTCGCGCCCAAGCCCGGCGCGCCGATGAGCTTCGCCGACATGGTCGCCAAGCTGCAGCCCGCGGTCGTCAACATCTCGACCAAGCAGACGATCGTCCAGCAGCAACAGGCCAATCCGTTCGCGGGCACGCCGTTCGGCGAGCTGTTCGGCGGCGGCCAGGGTGGTGCGCCGGTGAAGCGCGAGGGCGCGTCGCTGGGCTCGGGCTTCCTGATCTCGCCCGACGGCTATGTCGTGACCAACGCGCACGTGATCCGTCCCGGCGCCAAGGGCGCGACGGTGAACTCGATCACGGTCACGCTGACCGACAAGAAGGAATATACCGCCAAGATCATCGGCCAGGATCCGGATTCGGATCTCGCGCTGCTCAAGATCGACGCGACCGGGCTGCCGTTCGTGAAGTTCGGCAATTCGGCCGGCGCGCGCGTCGGCGACTGGGTCGTCGCGATCGGCGAGCCGTTCGGCCTGGGCGGCACGGTGACCGCGGGTATCATCTCTGCGATCAACCGCGTCACCGGGCAGGGCGGCGCGTATGACCGCTTCATCCAGACCGACGCGTCGATCAACCAGGGCAATTCGGGCGGGCCGATGTTCGACCTGAACGGCAACGTTATCGGCATCAACAGCCAGATCTTCAGCCAGTCGGGCGGCAATATCGGCATCGGCTTCGCGATCCCCGCGGAGCAGGCCAAGCCGATCATCGACACCTTCATGAAGGGTGGTTCGCTCAAGCGCGGCTATCTGGGCGTCGGGCTAGGCGGTCCGGTCGACGAGGATGCGGCAGCGGCGCTCGGCATTCCGAAGAACCGCGGCGAGCTGATCTCGCGCGTCGAGCCGGGCGGTCCGGCGGCGAAGGGCGGCCTGAAGGTCGGCGACGTGGTGACCAAGGTCAACGGCAAGGACGTGACCCCCGACCAGACGCTGTCCTATCTGGTGTCGAACGTGACGCCCGGGCAGGTCGCGCGGCTCGACGTGATCCGCGCCAGCCGTCCGACCGCGGTGAGCGTCACGGTGGCCGAGCGGCCGTCGCAGGAGGCGCTCGCGGCGCTGGTCGGCGGCGGTGACGACGGGTTCAGCGCGGACGACGACGATGCACCCGCCACCGGCGGTGCGGTCGCGCCGACCAGCGGCAACGCACTGGGGCTAACGGTACAGCCGCTGACGCCCGCGATCGCGCGTGCGCCTGCGGTGAACGTCGATGCGACCGTGCAGGGCGTCGTGATCGCGCAGGTCGACCCGTCGAGCGACGCGGCCGGCAAGCTGAAGCGCGGCGACGTGATCGTGGCGGTCAACGGCGCGCAGGTCCGCAGCGCGGCCGACGTCGCCGCCGCGGTGACGGCAGCCAAGGCCGCGGGGCGTCCGCAGGTGCTGCTGCTCGTGCAGCGCGCACGCGGCCCGGGCGCGTTCGTGCCGGTGAAGATCAAGGGCTGA
- the hflC gene encoding protease modulator HflC yields MTGFYRNPVVLGFVALALVILAAATFAIVPETKQAVILRFGQPVRTVNVWQPNVPFGQTGAGLIARIPFIDRIVWVDKRVQDLELDNTLVLSTDQLRLEVDAYARYRIIDPRKMRNAVGSEDRVPDQLRPIFGSALRNELGKRQFVELLSPERGQLMDNIQVGLQRVASQYGVEIVDVRIKQANLPVGLPLDSALKRMQSARQQEAITIRAEGQKQAQIVRAQADADSARIYAESFGKDASFYDFYRAMQSYRHTFGADGGAKPEGSTSIILSPNNSYLREFEGRGR; encoded by the coding sequence GTGACCGGCTTCTATCGCAACCCCGTCGTACTCGGGTTCGTCGCGCTGGCGCTGGTGATCCTGGCGGCCGCGACGTTCGCGATCGTGCCCGAGACCAAGCAGGCGGTGATCCTGCGCTTCGGCCAGCCGGTCCGGACCGTCAACGTGTGGCAGCCGAACGTTCCGTTCGGGCAGACCGGCGCCGGCCTGATCGCGCGCATCCCGTTCATCGACCGCATCGTCTGGGTCGACAAGCGCGTGCAGGACCTCGAGCTCGACAACACGCTGGTGCTGTCGACCGACCAGCTGCGGCTGGAGGTGGACGCCTATGCGCGCTACCGGATCATCGATCCGCGCAAGATGCGCAACGCGGTCGGCAGCGAGGACCGGGTCCCCGACCAGCTGCGGCCGATCTTCGGGTCGGCGTTGCGCAACGAGCTCGGCAAGCGGCAGTTCGTCGAGCTGCTGAGCCCCGAGCGCGGGCAGCTGATGGACAATATCCAGGTCGGGCTGCAGCGTGTCGCGAGCCAATACGGCGTCGAGATCGTCGACGTGCGGATCAAGCAGGCGAACCTGCCGGTCGGGCTGCCGCTCGACAGCGCGCTCAAGCGCATGCAGAGCGCGCGCCAGCAGGAAGCGATCACGATCCGCGCCGAGGGCCAGAAGCAGGCGCAGATCGTCCGCGCGCAGGCCGACGCCGATTCCGCGCGGATCTATGCGGAAAGCTTCGGCAAGGATGCCAGTTTCTACGACTTCTACCGCGCGATGCAGTCGTACCGGCACACGTTCGGCGCGGACGGCGGTGCGAAGCCGGAAGGTTCGACCTCGATCATTCTTTCGCCGAACAACTCGTATCTGAGGGAATTCGAGGGCCGCGGGCGTTGA
- the hflK gene encoding protease modulator HflK: MTNFSRWFRRPPILAVETPKGPWGGSGDDGTGSTGGPRNPWATPPGGRKTPVKPSALDEFLRKARNTGGGGGGGGGGNFGGLPSGANARTLWAVGVAVIFVAWVLFTSVHQIGPQQRGVVTYFGKYAGTLEPGLRLTLPAPLADVEVVDVQKIRTDNFPVGEGENLTLTGDQNIIDLAYSVRWDIADPRDFVFQLAQPQDTVRAAAESAMRAVVATTTLSQAIGTGRTVIEQRVAELTQQILNDYKSGVRIQGVAIKQAAAPARIVEDFNAVTAAQQEAIANLNQSRSYAQQVVARAQGEAASFDKVYEQYKLAPEVTRRRMYYETMEAVLAKTDKTIVETPGGVVPYLPLSNAKRLPEPDVAPVAQAGAGQ, translated from the coding sequence ATGACGAACTTCTCGCGCTGGTTCCGGCGTCCCCCTATCCTTGCGGTAGAAACTCCCAAAGGCCCCTGGGGCGGCTCTGGCGACGATGGTACGGGCAGCACGGGTGGCCCGCGCAATCCCTGGGCGACACCGCCGGGTGGGCGCAAAACGCCCGTCAAGCCGAGCGCGCTCGACGAATTCCTGCGCAAGGCCCGCAACACCGGTGGCGGTGGCGGCGGTGGTGGCGGCGGCAATTTCGGCGGCCTTCCGTCCGGTGCCAATGCGCGGACGCTGTGGGCCGTGGGGGTCGCGGTGATCTTCGTCGCGTGGGTGCTGTTCACCTCGGTGCACCAGATCGGCCCGCAGCAGCGCGGCGTCGTCACCTATTTCGGCAAATATGCGGGTACGCTCGAGCCCGGCCTGCGGCTGACGCTGCCGGCGCCGCTGGCGGACGTCGAAGTGGTCGACGTGCAGAAGATCCGCACCGACAATTTCCCGGTTGGCGAGGGCGAGAACCTGACGCTGACGGGTGACCAGAACATCATCGACCTGGCCTATTCGGTACGCTGGGACATCGCCGATCCGCGCGATTTCGTGTTCCAGCTCGCGCAGCCGCAGGACACGGTGCGCGCAGCCGCCGAGAGCGCGATGCGCGCGGTGGTCGCGACGACCACGCTGAGCCAGGCGATCGGTACCGGCCGAACCGTCATCGAGCAGCGCGTCGCCGAACTGACGCAGCAGATCCTCAACGACTACAAGTCGGGCGTCCGTATCCAGGGCGTCGCGATCAAGCAGGCGGCGGCGCCGGCACGGATCGTCGAGGACTTCAATGCGGTGACCGCGGCGCAGCAGGAAGCGATCGCCAACCTCAACCAGTCGCGCTCCTATGCGCAGCAGGTCGTGGCGCGCGCGCAGGGCGAGGCCGCGTCGTTCGACAAGGTCTATGAGCAGTACAAGCTGGCTCCCGAAGTGACGCGTCGTCGCATGTATTACGAGACCATGGAGGCCGTGCTGGCCAAGACCGACAAGACGATCGTCGAGACCCCCGGCGGCGTCGTGCCGTACCTGCCGCTGTCGAACGCGAAGCGGTTGCCCGAGCCCGATGTCGCGCCCGTGGCGCAGGCGGGGGCAGGCCAGTGA